In one Magallana gigas chromosome 7, xbMagGiga1.1, whole genome shotgun sequence genomic region, the following are encoded:
- the LOC105344819 gene encoding transcription factor BTF3 homolog 4, whose translation MNPEKLKQLQEQVRIGGKGTARRKKKVVHRTATTDDKKLQSSLKKLSVNNIPGIEEVNMIKEDGTVIHFNNPKVQASLAANTFAITGQAENKQIAEMLPGILNQLGAESFSSLKKLASTVAASGDNKQSTEDIDEDDDGVPELVGNFDETSKGE comes from the exons ATGAATCCAGAAAAATTAAAGCAGTTACAAGAACAAGTTCGTATAGGAGGAAAG gGGACTGCCAGAAGGAAGAAGAAGGTTGTCCACCGAACAGCTACAACAGATGACAAAAAATTACAGAGTTCCCTCAAAAAATTGTCGGTGAACAATATTCCTGGCATTGAAGAG GTGAACATGATAAAAGAAGACGGAACCGTGATCCACTTTAACAATCCAAAAGTGCAGGCCTCACTAGCAGCAAATACTTTTGCAATTACTGGACAGGCAGAAAACAAAC agATCGCTGAAATGTTGCCTGGAATCTTAAACCAACTAGGTGCAGAAAGCTTTAGCAGCCTAAAGAAGCTGGCATCCACAGTAGCAG CCTCTGGAGATAACAAACAATCCACAGAAGACattgatgaagatgatgatggAGTCCCGG AATTAGTCGGCAACTTTGATGAAACATCTAAAGGGGAGTGA
- the LOC105344820 gene encoding histone-binding protein N1/N2 isoform X2, producing MDTPGTSSSSDKERMEAAETAITMLAQGKRNMVCGEIPNAVNQFQEACKVLAKAYGETAKECAEAYFYYGQSLLDLARMETGVLGNALQGVPEEEETEEDSKPSEQFEPVELNGEDREKLRMEVYDAMSENKEGAKEEGKECEKKEGKDKMETDDEKSKKESEKDESKKESEQDESKKESEKDESKKESEHEKSKMETDQEKGKSDDEPVKNGTVDGEKKEGKEGEEEEEGEGDEEGEDEGETGGEGDTAEEGETAEEGDTAEESQEETEGGEKKENPDDISNLQLAWEMLELAKVIYLKEEDKKSKLKAAESFLKLGEISLETENYEQALSDFQECLKIQEAELEPDDRLLAETHYQLGLAHGFNKQYDESIDQYRRAIKVMEAKIGKLKKTVEDGTQGKGKEPQAADDPIKAAQQEIKDLEEILPDIRGKIEDMEEEKKNIDELKSITKDTLAAVASELKPAESSEPKKAASDISHLVRRKRKPEEESAEADTKKTRQEEGSGDTEKNGK from the exons ATGGACACACCCGGTACCAGTTCATCGTCAGACAAGGAAAG AATGGAGGCTGCAGAGACTGCCATTACTATGTTGGCGCAAGGAAAGCGCAACATGGTGTGTGGAGAAATTCCAAATGCAGTAAACCAGTTTCAGGAAGCATGCAAAGTTCT AGCAAAGGCCTATGGAGAAACGGCCAAAGAATGTGCAGAAGCATATTTCTATTATGGCCAGTCACTATTGGATCTTGCCAGAATGGAAACGGGTGTGCTAGGGAATGCTCTACAGGGAG TTCCAGAGGAGGAAGAGACAGAAGAGGATAGTAAGCCCTCTGAACAGTTTGAGCCAGTCGAGTTAAATG GAGAAGACCGGGAAAAACTTCGAATGGAAGTGTATGATGCTATGTCAGAAAATAAAGAGGGTGCTAAGGAGGAGGGAAAAGAATGTGAGAAAAAGGAGGGGAAAGATAAGATGGAAACGGATGATGAGAAAAGCAAGAAGGAATCTGAAAAAGATGAGAGCAAGAAGGAATCTGAACAAGATGAGAGCAAGAAGGAATCTGAAAAAGATGAGAGCAAGAAGGAATCTGAACATGAGAAAAGCAAGATGGAGACTGATCAAGAGAAGGGAAAGTCTGATGATGAACCAGTGAAAAATGGAACAGTGGATGGGGAGAAGAAAGAGGGCAAAG AGGGAGAAGAGGAGGAGGAAGGTGAAGGTGATGAGGAGGGGGAGGATGAAGGCGAGACTGGTGGAGAAGGGGACACAGCTGAGGAGGGGGAGACGGCCGAGGAGGGGGACACCGCAGAGGAGTCCCAGGAGGAGACAGAGGGAGGCGAAAAGAAAGAG AACCCCGATGACATTTCCAATCTGCAGTTAGCTTGGGAGATGTTGGAACTTGCTAAAGTTATTTATCTCAA AGAGGAAGACAAGAAATCTAAACTAAAGGCAGCTGAATCCTTCCTTAAATTAGGCGAGATCAGTCTGGAAACAG AAAACTATGAACAGGCATTATCAGATTTTCAAGAATGCCTAAAAATACAAGAAGCTGAACTTGAACCAGACGACAGACTTCTTGCCGAAAC ACATTACCAACTTGGGTTAGCCCATGGCTTCAACAAACAGTATGATGAATCCATAGACCAATACAGGAGAGCAATCAAAGTGATGGAAGCCAAGATAG GCAAATTAAAGAAGACTGTTGAAGATGGTACTCAAGGAAAAGGCAAAG AACCACAAGCAGCGGATGATCCCATTAAAGCTGCACAACAGGAAATAAAAGATTTAGAAGAGATTCTTCCTGACATTAGAGGCAAG ATTGAAGATATGGAAgaggaaaagaaaaatattgatgaGCTTAAATCCATTACAAAAGATACCCTGGCTGCTGTAGCAAGTGAACTGAAACCAGCAGAGTCTTCAGAG cCCAAGAAGGCAGCTTCAGACATTAGTCATCTTGTTCGAAGAAAG AGGAAGCCTGAGGAGGAGAGTGCTGAAGCCGATACAAAGAAGACACGACAGGAAGAGGGATCGGGGGACACCGAAAAGAATG GAAAGTGA
- the LOC105344820 gene encoding histone-binding protein N1/N2 isoform X1, with protein sequence MDTPGTSSSSDKERMEAAETAITMLAQGKRNMVCGEIPNAVNQFQEACKVLAKAYGETAKECAEAYFYYGQSLLDLARMETGVLGNALQGVPEEEETEEDSKPSEQFEPVELNGEDREKLRMEVYDAMSENKEGAKEEGKECEKKEGKDKMETDDEKSKKESEKDESKKESEQDESKKESEKDESKKESEHEKSKMETDQEKGKSDDEPVKNGTVDGEKKEGKEGEEEEEGEGDEEGEDEGETGGEGDTAEEGETAEEGDTAEESQEETEGGEKKENPDDISNLQLAWEMLELAKVIYLKEEDKKSKLKAAESFLKLGEISLETENYEQALSDFQECLKIQEAELEPDDRLLAETHYQLGLAHGFNKQYDESIDQYRRAIKVMEAKIGKLKKTVEDGTQGKGKEPQAADDPIKAAQQEIKDLEEILPDIRGKIEDMEEEKKNIDELKSITKDTLAAVASELKPAESSEPKKAASDISHLVRRKRKPEEESAEADTKKTRQEEGSGDTEKNGTANDKSESAMESDTKKKESMDVSEPPTAVAS encoded by the exons ATGGACACACCCGGTACCAGTTCATCGTCAGACAAGGAAAG AATGGAGGCTGCAGAGACTGCCATTACTATGTTGGCGCAAGGAAAGCGCAACATGGTGTGTGGAGAAATTCCAAATGCAGTAAACCAGTTTCAGGAAGCATGCAAAGTTCT AGCAAAGGCCTATGGAGAAACGGCCAAAGAATGTGCAGAAGCATATTTCTATTATGGCCAGTCACTATTGGATCTTGCCAGAATGGAAACGGGTGTGCTAGGGAATGCTCTACAGGGAG TTCCAGAGGAGGAAGAGACAGAAGAGGATAGTAAGCCCTCTGAACAGTTTGAGCCAGTCGAGTTAAATG GAGAAGACCGGGAAAAACTTCGAATGGAAGTGTATGATGCTATGTCAGAAAATAAAGAGGGTGCTAAGGAGGAGGGAAAAGAATGTGAGAAAAAGGAGGGGAAAGATAAGATGGAAACGGATGATGAGAAAAGCAAGAAGGAATCTGAAAAAGATGAGAGCAAGAAGGAATCTGAACAAGATGAGAGCAAGAAGGAATCTGAAAAAGATGAGAGCAAGAAGGAATCTGAACATGAGAAAAGCAAGATGGAGACTGATCAAGAGAAGGGAAAGTCTGATGATGAACCAGTGAAAAATGGAACAGTGGATGGGGAGAAGAAAGAGGGCAAAG AGGGAGAAGAGGAGGAGGAAGGTGAAGGTGATGAGGAGGGGGAGGATGAAGGCGAGACTGGTGGAGAAGGGGACACAGCTGAGGAGGGGGAGACGGCCGAGGAGGGGGACACCGCAGAGGAGTCCCAGGAGGAGACAGAGGGAGGCGAAAAGAAAGAG AACCCCGATGACATTTCCAATCTGCAGTTAGCTTGGGAGATGTTGGAACTTGCTAAAGTTATTTATCTCAA AGAGGAAGACAAGAAATCTAAACTAAAGGCAGCTGAATCCTTCCTTAAATTAGGCGAGATCAGTCTGGAAACAG AAAACTATGAACAGGCATTATCAGATTTTCAAGAATGCCTAAAAATACAAGAAGCTGAACTTGAACCAGACGACAGACTTCTTGCCGAAAC ACATTACCAACTTGGGTTAGCCCATGGCTTCAACAAACAGTATGATGAATCCATAGACCAATACAGGAGAGCAATCAAAGTGATGGAAGCCAAGATAG GCAAATTAAAGAAGACTGTTGAAGATGGTACTCAAGGAAAAGGCAAAG AACCACAAGCAGCGGATGATCCCATTAAAGCTGCACAACAGGAAATAAAAGATTTAGAAGAGATTCTTCCTGACATTAGAGGCAAG ATTGAAGATATGGAAgaggaaaagaaaaatattgatgaGCTTAAATCCATTACAAAAGATACCCTGGCTGCTGTAGCAAGTGAACTGAAACCAGCAGAGTCTTCAGAG cCCAAGAAGGCAGCTTCAGACATTAGTCATCTTGTTCGAAGAAAG AGGAAGCCTGAGGAGGAGAGTGCTGAAGCCGATACAAAGAAGACACGACAGGAAGAGGGATCGGGGGACACCGAAAAGAATGGTACTGCCAATGACAAATCTGAATCGGCAATG GAAAGTGATACCAAGAAGAAAGAAAGTATGGATGTGTCCGAACCCCCAACCGCTGTGGCTTCTTAG